The following proteins are encoded in a genomic region of Liolophura sinensis isolate JHLJ2023 chromosome 7, CUHK_Ljap_v2, whole genome shotgun sequence:
- the LOC135469581 gene encoding uncharacterized protein LOC135469581 codes for MKLRLIFLAFLLGVVGYSIADTSSVLRVLQRLRTNGQLSDEDRKVLALAKEDDLPEPVKRMVTTVAKGANTCCRNVPTSVVTKSRSSKRVTTHRSNYRAGSSHCGLWGWRRCARYENRYREVVTYAREYYKQSVEAPCPEKDVVCCHLFINVSGRCVNIHNLSSVTGKLVG; via the exons ATGAAACTAAGGCTCATTTTCCTTGCTTTTCTACTCGGCGTCGTCGGCTATAGTATTGCCGACACTTCGTCTGTGTTGAGAGTTCTACAAAGGTTGAGAACAAACGGCCAGTTATCAGACGAAGATCGCAAAGTCTTGGCGCTTGCTAAAGAAGATGATCTGCCCGAGCCCGTTAAACGTATGGTCACCACCGTCGCTAAAGG GGCGAACACGTGTTGCCGAAATGTGCCGACGAGCGTTGTAACCAAGTCCAGATCCTCCAAACGAGTGACAACACATCGGAGTAACTATCGGGCCGGTTCGTCTCACTGCGGACTTTGGGGCTGGCGACGATGCGCACGTTACGAAAACCGTTATCG GGAGGTTGTCACTTACGCGAGGGAATATTACAAGCAGTCTGTGGAGGCTCCTTGCCCGGAGAAGGATGTGGTGTGCTGCCATCTGTTCATCAATGTCAGCGGCAGATGTGTCA ATATCCACAACCTAAGCTCGGTGACTGGTAAACTGGTGGGGTGA